The DNA sequence aaatactcagcaggtctggcagcacctgtggagggagagaAATATAATTAGCATTTCAATTCTGCATGAATGTTCCTCAACGCTGGAGATTGGTAGAAACGTGATGGGGTTTACACTGTTGCAGagagggggaggagcaggtggagcaaaataggtCAGAGAGAGGTGGGAttcaggagagatttgacaaattTGTCATGGACATGAGATAAAGGGAGAGATAAGGAAAGACTAGTTCTGTCACAAGCACGATTAAGGATGGAAAAAGTCAAAGAAGCTTTTTCAGTCAAACTTATGTAACATTTCTCATTTTAAGCCCCAATTTTAATCAACCGCAACAGATGAGAATGGGACAtgtggggcagggggatggggtaagGGTTACAATCACAGCGGTGTGCAACGTACCAACCTTGTGCCCTGTGCCATTTCAATGGTGCATTTTGGGCAGCAAACAAAAGCCTCGACCCAAGCTGGGTATCTGTCCTTTTAATTGGTTAGTGACTCCCAAGATTTGCAGACAACCCAAACATCTCAAAAACGGACCTTTGGTGACTGTTGGAGCTGTTGCTGAATAAAAAATATCTGCTTCTCCCATCAGTCACATAAGTATATTCGTGTGGGTCATTAAATCTAATCAGTTTGTTGATGTTTGAATTTATAAAACATTGACCTAAAGCCCACTTCAGGAAGACACTGTCAGACTGGATTTGTGATCtgtatggggtaaccccaggttaaagaggtgtgaattgtgtcaagccaggacagttggtaggatttcgcaggccaggtggtgggggatgaatgtaatgcgacatgaatcccaggtcccggttgaggccgcactcatgtgtgcggaacttggctataagtttctgctcggcgatgctgcgttgtcgcgcgtcctgaaggccgccttggagaacacttacccgaagatcagaggctgaatgcccttgactgttgaagtgttccccgactggaagggaacattcctgcctggattTGAGCAGAGAAGTGAGAGAAACGAATCACAAATGGAGAAATACATTCCTTTTGGAATGAAGATTGTAGAGATGACAACATCTTGACAAAGCTGTCAGAAAACAGAAGTTTGCTAATCTTCTCATTTCTAGATGGATTTGATTTTCTGACAGCAATGGAACACAGTTGACCATTCTCTAAAAGAATGACAAGATTTGGCAATATAACTGTTAGCGATAAGGACAAGACCTCTCAATGACGTAAGAGATACGAACAGTAGAATTGAAGATGTGAATTGTAATGGTCTAAAAAGATAACCAATATGTGCAATGAAATACACAATAAAAAACTTTGTGTCACTTCAGAAAAATGTGAGTCAACGCCTGCATCCAGCTCAGGCCTGATCGACTCTTGTTACCAATCTATTAATGCTGTGACCAACTGAGGTCATATTGACCTCTATAAATCGAGTAATATTTGGAACTGACATCTCACGCATTCATTTCAACCCAAAATGCCCACGATCAATGTGTATCCTTCAGTCCCACATAGAAGGACGTCTTGTTTTAGGAGGCTGCAGATGTCAGCAATTACTTTCAGCAAAATCCTCAACCTCGTGAAGCATCTTTCTTCAGACCTGTTGAGGAAGCTCACCCTCTGCCGTGCGTGCTGTTCTGGGGTATCGCCTTTACTTAGATAGAATGCTGTGTCTATCCCCCCCTGTCATGTGAAGCACCACGTGGCTGTAGAAAAGGCTGTTCTTGGTGTGGGCGCTCTTGTCTCTTCTCATTAGAGATccatgcaattgcttcatgagttccTTTCATGTAACAGTGAAGGCTGACAAAGGGTAAATTGAGATCAAGGCGAGCAATGTTCAGGTTGTGAAAATGACTCCCAAAAAGTTGGAAGCCCAAAATCCGCATTGAGGCCTATAAATCACTCCCCAATTTCTGACAGGACAGTGCGCACAACAATTTGTGTTGATGAGCTGCCTGTAAGTTCATTTTGAAAATCACAAGTCTACATTTTGTGGGAAGGTATTGTACGTTTTCTGGTAAAACAATGGCTTTTTTTGACTATAGATACTTCTCCAAAATACCAATCTTTCTATAGcaatctcacagaatccagggcgcggtagccaattggatacaaaattggcttggtgaccgaggccaaagggtggttgtgggaagttgtttttcaaactggaggcctgtgaccagcggtgtgcctctgggatcggtgctggatccactgttatttgttatatacattaatgatttggatgaaaatgtaggaggcatggttggtaagattgcagatgacatcaagattagtggcatagtggatagtgaagaaagttatataagattgcaacaggattttgaccaattgggccagtgggccgatggatggcaaatggaatttaatttgtataaatgtgaggtgatgcattttggtagatcaaataagggcaggacctactcagttaatggtaggcagttggggagagttacagaacaaaaagaTCCAGGGgtacaggtccatagctccttgaaggtggagttgcagctgGACAGGGTGGTGAGGAagacattcagcatgctaggttttattcggcagaatattgaatacaggagttgggtcatcttgttgaagttgtacaagacattgataagaccacacatggaatactgtgttcagttctggtcaccctattataggaaggatattgttaaactagaaagagtgcagaagagatttacgagggtgctactaggacttgatggtctgagttataaggagaggtgggataggctgggactttttttccctggagcacagGAGGCTTAAAggtgattttatagaggtctataaaataatcaggagcataaataaggtagatagtcaacatcttttcccaaaggtagaggagtctagaactagagggcataggtttaaggtgataggGGAGAGATACaatagagaccagaggggaaactttttcaacaagctgccagaggcagtgatagaggcaggtacaattttttcctttaaaaaggttacatgggcaggatgggtacAGAAGGAtacgggccaaatgcaggcaagtgggactagcatagtgatagaaactggacggcatggacaagttgggccaaaggacctgtttccatgctgtaaacatctgtggcTCTATGACTCAATGAGCACCAGGAAACACATTGTTTTTCTTTGAGAAAAACAGCAGTGATAAGACAGAGGAATGAAATATATTTCTTCCTCTTTATTCTACAATTCCCTTTCTCCCTTTTAATTATCTTCCTTGTCTCTCTTTAGCTGCACTTTTAGAGATCTTTGTTTATCTTTTGAAATTCTCCATCCTAGTTCACATTACATTTCCTATTGGGATGGTGATGTGCTGTTAGCAATGGTTCGAGGGAGGAATATGTTGGGGTTGGGTGGAGTGGGGCGCGGCTGAAATGGGATTATTTTGGTCATGTTCctgatccagaaactgcctcagTGACAAACATACTGATCAGTCTGTGTCCCGAGTGTCTTTCTCCACATTTGAAGAGCAGGGGCCAGGCTGTTCCACCATTGAGATTTGTATCTTTTCCCCATGACCTGGGGGAATTGGCAACCGGCACCTCATGAAGCTCAGACGGAGCAATGCCCCAGGCGGAATGGGACATTCCTGGGTCGACACCAGTCTCCCAAACACCACTAAAGACAAacctgtccacattccccactgatTCCTGTCACCTTGTCAATAATATGCACAAATCACACCTGTTAGAAAACGGACTACATCCCCGTCCttgtgggagctttactcagttgTACTAAACTGCCTCCTTCCTGTTCTACAAGTTTTTGATGACCTTTCATTGATAATTACTTAGCATGACCTGAAAACTCTGCAGAAATATTTACAATTCTACCGAACAAACaaataagccagatcgtgagtcccgcatggtatgttgcctgcccggtgccagggtgagggacatctctgatcggctcgaaaggattttggagagggagggggaggatccagttgttgtggtccccgttggtactaacaacataggtaagactaggaaagaggacctgtttggggattatcaaacactagggattaaattaaagaacaggtcctccagggttataatctctggattactagccgagacacgtgccaattggcatagggttgagaaaattagggaagttaacacgtggctaaaggagtggtgcgggaaagagggattccatttcatggggcattggcatcagcactgggcaggagggacctgtaccgttgggacggtcttcacctgaaccattctgggaacagtgttctagcgaataggataaataggttggtcacaaggactttaaactagcaagttggggggaagggaaggataaagctatggacagtataatggttaatggagagcaaggcagcaggttacgtgacaggttattatgtagagatatgggtccaaagacaaggaaaattaggagaaagggtaagaggaaaaatatttgcgaaaagttactgatcagggtgttaggattcataacaaagacataataaaacagcataagtgtactttacctgaatgctcgtagtatacagaataaggtgaatgagttgatggcgcaaaccatcgtgaatgactatgatttagtggctattactgaaacatggttaaaagatggtcacgactgggagttaaatatccaagggtatcaaactatacaaaaggatagaatggacggtaagggcggtggtgtagctttgttgttgaaggatggcatccgggcaagagtaagggatgatattggtgctatggaggacaaggttgaatcaatttgggtggaaatcaggaatagtaaggcgaaaaggtcactgataggagtagtctataggccaccaaatagtaacaggatggtagggcaggcaataagcaaagaaataacggatgcatgtagaaatggtacagcggttatcatgggagattttaatctgcatgttgattggtttaaccaggttggtaaaggcagccttgaggaggaatttatagaatgtgtccgggataatttcctggaacagtatgtaatggaacctacaagggaacaagtgaccctagatctggtcctgtgtaatgaggcaggattgattaatgatctcatagttcgggatcctcttggaaggagcgaccacaatatggtggaatttaaaatacagttggaggatgacaaggtaaaatcaaacactagtggtttgtgcttaaacaaaggcaattacaatgggatgagacaagaactagctaaggtagactgggagcaaagacttcatggtgaagcagttgaggaacagtggagaaccttccgagcgatctttcacattgttcagaaaaggttcataccgacaaaaaagaaagacggtagaaaggggaaaaatcgactgtggatatctaaggaggtgagggagagtatcaaattgaaggaaaaaacatacaaagtggcaaaaattagtgggagactagaggactgggaaatctttaggggacaacagaaagctactaaaaaagctataaagaagagtaaggtagactatgaaagtaaactggctcagaacataaaagcagatagtaaaagcttctacaaatacataagacaaaaaagagtggctaaggtaaatattggtcctttggaagatgagaagggagatttaataatatgagacagggaaatggctgaggcgctgaacaggttttttgggtcagtcttcacagtggaagacacaaataacatgccagtgactgatggaaataaatatatgataggtgaggaccttgagatgattgtaatcacgaaggaggcagtattgggcaagctaatggggctaaaggtagacaggtctcctggccctgatgggatgcatcccagagtgttaaaagagatggctagggaaattgtaaacgcactagtgataatttatcaaaattcactagactctgggatggtcccagaggattggaaagtagcaaacgtgacatcactgtttaaaaaaggaggtcggcagaaagtgggtaattataggccggtaagcttaaccttggttgtagggaaaatgctggaatctatcattaaggaggaaatagcggggcacctggagggaaattgtcccattgggcagacgcagcatgggttcataaagggtaggtcgtgtctgactaatttggtagaattttttgaggatgttatcagtgcagtagataacggggagccaatggatgtgctatatctggatttccagaaagcttttgacaaggtgccacacaaaaggttgctgcataaactaaagatgcatagcattgagggtaaagtggtagcatgggtagaggattggttaactaacagaaagcagagagtggggataaatgagtgtttctctggttggcaacctgtaactagtggggtccctcaaggatcagtgttgggcccgcagttgttcacaatttacatagatgatctggagttggggaccaagtgcaatgtgtcaaagtttgccgacgacactaagatgagtggtaaagcaaaaagtgcagaggataccggaagtctgcagaaggatttggataggttaggtgaatgggctagggtctggcagatggaattcaatgttgccaagtgtgaggctatccattttgggaggaataacagcagaatggattattatttaaacggtaagatattaaaacatgctgctgtgcagagggacctgggtgtgctggtgcacgagtcgcaaaaagttggtgtgcaggtgcaacaggtgattaagaaggctaatcgagttttgtctttcattgctagagggatggagttcaagactagggagtttatgctgcaattgtataaggtgttggtgaggccacatctggagtattgtgttcagttttggtctccttacctgagaaaggacatattggcactggagggagtgcagaggagattcactaggttgatcccagagttgaggggattagattatgacgagacgttgagtagactgggactgtactcattggaggttagaaggatgcggggggcggatcttattgaaacatataaaattatgaagggaatagataggatagatgcgggcaggttgtttccactggtcggggaaagcagaactagggggcatagcctcaaaataaggggaagtagatttaggaccgagtttaggaggaacttcttcacccaaagggttgtgaatctcgggaattccttgcccagtgaagcagttgaggctccttctttaaacgtttttaagaaaaagatagatacctttcgaaagaataaagggattcggggatatggtgtacgggccggagagtggagctgagtccacaaagatcagccatgatctcattaaatggcggagcaggctcgaggggccagatggcctactcatgttcctatttcttatgttcttatgtattgtGCATGTTGACAAATTGAATTTAAGTTCACAGTTTATTGTAGAACGCATCTGTTAGAAACACAtgacatgggcggcatggtggtgcagtggttagcactgttgccacacgGCACAGAAGgtacgggttcaatcccggcctcgggccactgtccgtgtggagtttgcacattgtccctgtgtctgcgtgggtctcacccccacaaaccaaagatgagcagggtaggtgaattggccacaataaatttccTCTTCATTAGAAAAAAaactgggtactctcaatttatatatatatataaagaaacacACGACTGGTTTTAAAATGTCACAAAATCCATTTATTTCCAACGTTTAGCATTTATTCATAGACTATACATTAATTACACAAGATGACAATTAACCGCTCGatgctgcagtcagtgtcacatctGACTGGGGTTGATCACCGATATTACAGTCCCGGATCCTGTTTAGATTTTGACCTCCAACCATTTCTCTTTTGTGTCCTCTTTGTGTTGAACGACGAGTTGTTGATCTGAAGCAGTTTAATTCAAGAGGGGCAAGGGCTTTCGTCAAAGCATCTTTAAATATCGAACTGGAAAAGTAGTAAAtaactggatccagcaccgtgttcagATATGTCATAAATAGTGTATTATAAAATATCTGAACAGCTGTTTCATATAACTTGCAGTCTCCGGGAACATTTAGCCTGGTGATTAAAACAGCGATTACAGCAATGTTTGTGGGCAGGAAACACAGAACAAAAACTGCTGCCACAACTATCACAAGCTTCACTACTCGCTGATATTTACCCCTCGATTCAGTTTCCACCTGTTTTAACTTCCAGATTATACAGGACGTGGAGAACAGGATAATCGGAGCTGGTAAAGTAAAATTAAAAACGATATAAACAATATCGGTCCAAATTACTGTAGCTTTTAGACGCTCCTCCATAGCAAAGGGTTCACAGTATTTCACATCGCCATGTTCAAAGGTGTGAGGTTCTGCTAAAAGGTGCGAACAGATAGCCACTGCCAGAATCCAGAAGGCGCCTGTTACCTTCACTGCACCGCGTGTAGGTATCTTGTTCACTCTGTGGTGAGGGTGGACCACTTTGAAATAGCGATCGATGGCCATAACTGTAAGGAacatgatgctccctgtccggtttAGGGAAATCAAAAATATATTCAGACGACAAGCAACATCACCAAAGACCCAATTCTTCTCCCGGACATAGTAATCTGCTCGAAATGGTAAACAGCAGATTAACAGAGTGTCTGCAATCGCCAGATTCAGtgaataaacagtatttgctttccAGGATTTTACATGGAAACAGAAGATCCATAAAGGAATCGCATTTCCAACGAATCCGAGGATAAACGTTACAATAATTATGGGGGCATTATAGGATGCAGGAACCTCTTTCTCAAAAACACACGTCCCGTTGTCCATTGTGGGCGGTATTGCTCAGTCACACAAATGCAGAAATGAGTTGGTTAACTGAATGATCCACAACTTTATAAACAGTTCTTCACATTACATCACAAATTGTGGGCGGTGATCTGATACAGCAATGTTACAGCGAAATTCCTAGAATCGATTAAATATGTATTTGCATCCAAATCATTCATCCCCATTACAATACATTTAGGTTTTGAAAACTGTTTTGAAAATTGATTATTTGTTAATTGGGTAGGCAATCAGCAACCGATTTTCTACTGTTACCAATTCTTTTACAGTAAAGTTTACAGATCAATAGTTCATATTCTTTTTGGAGACTCCTTTCCTGGTCTCGCTGTCGAGGCCATTTGTTGTGAATTTAAACATTTTGGCAACATTTTCCAAATCAATGGAAAATAAAATCTGTCGTGGTGAAAAATGAGGAGTAATTCACTGGAAGTTTGTCTCACATTGCAAACATTGGCGAGGTTCACCCACGGTATTTCTGTTGTTTTTTGTACTGAATGCATTCACCCCATCTTGTGGATAGAGAGTCTATACTGTTAATTGCATTTAGTTTACCAAACACATGTTTTGCAATTCCTGTTgttgctgggagggagggagggggggggggagctgctttgttgACAGGGCAGGAACTGTTactgggggacaaatgggaggtcgagaaTGGTGACTGCCTGAGCGGGGACTTGAGGAAGCGGAgagcgcgagctcgaggctggcctaaaagggATGATGGCTAGtcgggaggagggcggggggggggggggggtggtttggaagccccccaaccaggctgatcacatggaacattagaggactgaatgggccggtcaagacggctcgcgtgttcgcgcatttgagggggctgaaggcggacgtggcaatgctacaagagacacacctaaaggttacagaccagacgagattgaggaaggggtgggtcagccaagtgttctactcaggactggactcaaagaccaggggggtagcgatcttgatcaacaaatgagtggcattggaggcagggagaatcgtgtcagacaagtgcggtaggtacataatggtgagtgggaagctggagggggtgcgggtggtacttgtgaacatatatgctccgaattgggacgacatggaatttatgaggtggaTTTTAGGTAAGACCTCTGACTTAGagccacataacctgatcatgggaggggacttaaaTACAGTCATTGACCCGGAATTGAACTGGTCAAAATCCAGGCCGGCGTGGAGgccagctgcggcaaaggaattgaagggttttatggaacagatggggggagtcgacccatggaggtttgaacGGCCgatggcgaaggagttttcctttttctcacatgtccacaaggtatactcttgcatcaacctttttgttctgagcagggtgctaataccgaaggtggtggatactgagtactcgtcaatcgcagtgtcggatcatgccccacattgggcggatctacgggttagtgtgtgatgtgttatgtactctgggataacacaggctgcaactcgatgcagctttggccaaaagatactccagactttgaagtaagttcaatgtgatttattgaaccattagcacagttctctatgagtttgactctcctgctaatcttgctatagtaactcagtctaactaaccagtctgctctaagccacgcttaggtgtgatgcttctgatctgcccctgtccttctctctaagtgtctgtctgtggaaagagaaagagcttgTATGCCCTGTCCTCTTATATATGGGTATTgtgatgcccccttgtggtagtgtcacctctgggtgtcttgactgcccattggtcgtgtcctattctatgtgttcattagctgtatgtctgcatggcaTGACATCTCCGATGCTCCCtcgagtgtttacttagttgtagtgtatttacattaaccccttgtgtatttacagtgatgcatatcaccacagtgtggagagagggcaacgcccgctttggagaatggatgtggggttgttggcgaaCCAAGTGagctgtgggcgggtgaacaagtccatccagcactacctggaaacaaatgatacgggggaggtctctgcagtgacGGTTTGGAAAACTTTAAAGGAAGTAGTCAGAGGGAAattaatctcgatacaggcccacagagaaaaggcagaaCAGGCCGAgaaggatagattagtggaggagatactccaggtggacaggagatactcggaggccccggacgtggggctactgagggagcggcggaggttacaggtggagtttgggctgttgaccacagggaaagcggtggaacagttgaggaaggcaaggggggtgatctatgagtacggggaaaaggctagcagaatgtcggcacaccagctcaggaaaaggaaggtggctagggagataggtaaagtaaagagtagagacggtaatactgtcctggacacagcgggggtgaatgaggtgtttaaggacttttatagtaaattatatgagtcggaacccccggctggggtggaggggatcaggcagtttttggatcagttgaggttcccgagggtggaggaggacctggtggaagggctgggagcccaaattgagattgaggaaataatcaaggggctggagggcatgcagtcgggcaagaccccagggcctgatgactacccggcggaattctataagaagttttcagagatattgagcccactgctggtgaggacatttaatgaagcaagagagaagggagtcctccccccaacaatgtcacaggcctcaatttcattgatcctgaaacggggaaggatccggagcaatgcggttcatacaggccgatttctccactgaacgtggacgccaaactgctggctaagatactggccacaaggatagaggactgtgtaccgggcgtggtaggggaagaccagacgggatttgttaagggcaggcaactcaaggccaatgttcgaaggcttctaaatgctattacgatgccctcagaaggagaggaggcagaggtggtggtagcgatggatgcggagaaggcttttgatcgggtggagtgaaattacctgtgggaggcgctgggaaggtttgggtttggtgaggactttattgactgagtgcggttgctctatcaggtaccagtagcgagtgtgcgtacgaaccggctgaggtcgcggtattttaaactacaccgagggatgaggcaagcgtgccccctctccccgttactgtttgctctggccatagagccattggccatggcgttaagagcctctaggaactggaaaggctggttgaggggaggagggtggggagcagAGGGTCTCGCTCTATTCAGATGACTTGCTCTTATACATTTCTGACCTGTTGGAGGGGataggggaagtaatgcgaatcttgggggaatttggcagtttttcggggtataaattgaacatggggaaaagcgaggtgtttgcgatccaggcaagaggacaggagaagagactgggagagctgccgcttagaatggtagggaagagctttcagtatctgggaatccaggtggcccgggaatgggaggtactacacaagttaaacctatcccggttggtagaacaaatggaaggggactttaagagatgaaaCATGCTCCCgcgatcactggcggggagggtactgatttcctccccagatttctgtttgtctttcagtgcctccccatcttcatcccaaaggcctttttcaagcgggcgaataagattattttgggctttgtgtgggcgggtaaaaccccgcgagtgaagaaagtgttgctggagcacagtcggggggagggtgggttggcgcagccgaacttctgcaattactactgggtggataatatagccatgattaggaagtgggcagcgggggaggggtcggcatgggagcggatggaggcggcgccatgttaagacacaagtttgggagcactgataacggcacctctgccgttctagcggcccgatactccacaagtccgttggtagtggcagctctgaggatctgggggcaatggaggagatataagagagtggagggagcatcgatttggaccccgatttataacaaccacaggtttgtaccgggtagtctggatggcgggttccggagctggcagacggcaggaattagaaggatgggggatctatttatagacggaagctttcccagcttgaaagccttggaggataaatttaaattgtcaccagggaatggttttaggtatttgcaggtgcgagacttcctgagaaaacaggtgccgacatttccgctgctgccgccacgggggttaCAGGATAgagagtctccagtacctgggtgggagaggggaaggtttcagatatttaccaggagctttcggaggtggaggaaactccggtggaggagcttaaggg is a window from the Scyliorhinus torazame isolate Kashiwa2021f chromosome 1, sScyTor2.1, whole genome shotgun sequence genome containing:
- the LOC140429455 gene encoding hydroxycarboxylic acid receptor 1-like, with the protein product MDNGTCVFEKEVPASYNAPIIIVTFILGFVGNAIPLWIFCFHVKSWKANTVYSLNLAIADTLLICCLPFRADYYVREKNWVFGDVACRLNIFLISLNRTGSIMFLTVMAIDRYFKVVHPHHRVNKIPTRGAVKVTGAFWILAVAICSHLLAEPHTFEHGDVKYCEPFAMEERLKATVIWTDIVYIVFNFTLPAPIILFSTSCIIWKLKQVETESRGKYQRVVKLVIVVAAVFVLCFLPTNIAVIAVLITRLNVPGDCKLYETAVQIFYNTLFMTYLNTVLDPVIYYFSSSIFKDALTKALAPLELNCFRSTTRRSTQRGHKREMVGGQNLNRIRDCNIGDQPQSDVTLTAASSG